In the Ostrinia nubilalis chromosome 15, ilOstNubi1.1, whole genome shotgun sequence genome, one interval contains:
- the LOC135078409 gene encoding uncharacterized protein LOC135078409, giving the protein MERDSVRTLLRSLAATQQHAASAGALRASETGAVARHHVYLACCRAPRGGSRHPVPQQMFTRQTCIGKQDMATVWDDDKIFRLIELFQKNRILWDSSAWTKDYRNKTRKLDTWAEIAKLLKVPTHDVESKMHTLRSQFARERKKAMAMKPAGVEMAEVEKSIKWKFYDALKFLPAGPTRGFGNDGTTNAGNPNDYLEVEFSDESRSSRSTSERSSHPAPGPSRSRNRAKRRSEEVLEGYDEWVRRQRIRDYYESKKDEFDFYGQYVASELRQTTDDMAVLQAKHRINTILVDLRLGKYRRNGPFSGDRDW; this is encoded by the exons ATGGAACGTGACTCTGTCCGCACGTTGCTTCGCTCCCTCGCGGCGACTCAGCAACATGCCGCGTCCGCCGGCGCCCTGCGAGCGAGCGAGACGGGCGCTGTTGCCCGGCATCACGTGTATCTGGCATGTTGCCGCGCCCCCCGCGGCGGCTCGCGTCATCCAGTGCCGCAACAAATGTTTACGCGACAGACGTGTATCGGGAAACAAGACATGGCGACCGTGTGGGACGACGACAAGATCTTCAGATTGATCGAGCTTTTCCAGAAGAATAGAATACTATGGGACTCCTCAGCTTGGACCAAAGATTACAGGAACAAAACGAGGAAGTTGGACACGTGGGCTGAGATAGCAAAGTTGTTGAAGGTACCGACGCACGATGTGGAAAGTAAGATGCATACGCTTCGGTCGCAGTTTGCCCGCGAGCGGAAGAAGGCGATGGCCATGAAGCCGGCTGGCGTGGAAATGGCCGAGGTGGAGAAATCTATCAAGTGGAAGTTCTACGACGCGCTGAAGTTTCTGCCCGCGGGGCCCACCAGGGGATTCGGGAACGATGGCACGACGAACGCG gGAAACCCAAACGACTATCTGGAGGTGGAGTTCTCCGACGAGTCTCGATCATCCCGGTCGACTTCCGAACGTTCCTCGCACCCCGCGCCGGGCCCGTCACGCAGCCGAAACCGAGCCAAACGGAGAAGCGAAGAGGTATTAGAAGGATACGACGAATGGGTCAGGCGCCAGAGAATACGCGATTACTACGAGTCTAAAAAAGACGAGTTCGACTTTTATGGACAGTACGTTGCTTCGGAGCTGAGGCAGACAACGGATGACATGGCCGTCCTGCAAGCCAAGCATCGGATTAATACTATACTGGTAGATTTGAGGTTGGGCAAATACAGACGGAATGGGCCCTTCTCGGGGGACCGGGACTGGTAA